The proteins below are encoded in one region of Silene latifolia isolate original U9 population chromosome 2, ASM4854445v1, whole genome shotgun sequence:
- the LOC141640712 gene encoding uncharacterized protein LOC141640712, translating to MPICVKRRSSSAYVNAIDDAEEGETEPWYTTILKFKEAGEYPPSLDTRWKHAFRMLSTKFIKTNDGKLYKKTTQGVLLRCIDKPTAKKAMEEVHDSECGPYINAHMLVRKIIRIGYYWTTMETN from the coding sequence ATGCCAATATGTGTCAAACGAAGATCGTCATCTGCCTATGTGAATGCAATCGATGATGCCGAGGAAGGTGAAACCGAGCCCTGGTACACAACCATTTTGAAATTCAAGGAAGCAGGAGAGTATCCTCCCAGCCTTGACACGCGTTGGAAGCACGCTTTTAGAATGTTATCTACCAAATTCATCAAGACTAATGATGGTAAATTGTATAAGAAGACGACTCAAGGTGTTTTGTTGCGATGCATCGATAAACCGACAGCTAAAAAGGctatggaagaagttcatgacaGTGAATGTGGGCCATACATAAATGCCCATATGTTAGTCCGTAAGATCATAAGGATTGGTTATTATTGGACAACAATGGAGACAAATTGA